The following are encoded in a window of Gossypium raimondii isolate GPD5lz chromosome 13, ASM2569854v1, whole genome shotgun sequence genomic DNA:
- the LOC105784134 gene encoding annexin Gh1, whose protein sequence is MATKILASSSHSFENECKEIHESRGRWNHLIQALVTRTQLECRRIRETYKDMYGEDLITLLQKSSLRNQPGVSPKTCAALSLWMLHPHERDAIVAREALLQDSDTNHQALVEIFVGRKSSHIALIKQAYLSKYKTQLDQDIINTEPPHPYQKILVALSTSHKAHQADVNQHTAKCDARRLYETGEGSPGAIDEGTVLEIFTKRSIPHLKLTFSCYKHIYGHDYTKSITDVNSGEFEDALKKVVKCICNPPNYYVKILFASIKGMTADRGAITRVMVSRSETEMDEIQRVFKAKYGIELRETICNSIPSGDYRDVLLALANKTV, encoded by the exons ATGGCTACCAAAATCCTAGCATCTTCAAGTCATAGTTTCGAGAACGAATGCAAGGAAATTCACGAATCACGGGGAAGATGGAACCACTTGATTCAAGCTTTGGTCACTCGAACTCAGCTCGAATGCAGGCGAATCAGAGAGACTTACAAGGACATGTATGGGGAAGATTTGATAACTCTGCTGCAAAAATCTAGCCTTCGAAATCAGCCTGGTGTTTCCCCCAAAACTTGCGCAGCTTTGTCCCTTTGGATGCTTCATCCTCATGAACGTGACGCCATTGTTGCTCGTGAAGCTCTTCTGCAAGATAGTGATACTAATCATCAGGCTCTGGTGGAAATCTTTGTGGGAAGAAAATCAAGTCATATTGCGCTCATTAAACAAGCCTATCTATCGAAATATAAAACGCAGCTGGATCAGGATATCATCAATACCGAGCCTCCCCATCCTTACCAGAAG ATTCTGGTTGCATTATCCACATCACACAAGGCACACCAGGCAGATGTCAACCAACATACAGCGAAATGTGATGCGAGGAGGCTTTATGAGACAGGGGAAGGAAGTCCAGGCGCCATTGATGAAGGTACTGTGCTTGAGATTTTCACTAAAAGAAGCATTCCACATCTTAAGCTGACATTTTCTTGCTATAAACACATCTATGGACATGATTACACCAAG TCAATCACTGATGTCAATTCTGGGGAGTTTGAAGATGCATTAAAGAAGGTTGTTAAATGTATTTGCAACCCACCTAACTATTATGTAAAG ATTTTGTTTGCAAGCATTAAAGGAATGACAGCAGATAGAGGAGCCATAACACGAGTGATGGTGAGCAGATCGGAGACGGAAATGGATGAAATCCAAAGGGTTTTCAAGGcaaaatatggaattgaattgagAGAAACCATATGTAACAGCATTCCCTCTGGGGATTACAGAGACGTCCTTCTTGCTTTAGCTAATAAAACAGTTTAG
- the LOC105784135 gene encoding 16.6 kDa heat shock protein — MEITYEEFEPFCKWKREPNSDTLEIHLPEFKRQQLRVQLSSSGNLVISGERESDSDGKKGNRFRREFKVSNEIEANQIRAQFCSGILYVIMPKRSTAAAAGVDVKASTMNWNKRLAMEIIVAVSSAVAVGVYVTKYCQCSHLGS; from the exons ATGGAAATCACTTATGAAGAATTTGAGCCTTTCTGCAAATGGAAAAGAGAGCCAAATAGTGATACCCTTGAGATACATCTTCCGG AATTTAAAAGGCAGCAATTGCGAGTTCAACTGAGCAGTTCTGGGAACCTAGTGATCAGTGGAGAACGTGAATCGGACTCCGACGGAAAAAAAGGAAACCGATTCCGGAGAGAATTTAAAGTTTCAAACGAAATAGAAGCAAACCAAATACGAGCACAGTTCTGCAGTGGCATTCTTTACGTGATAATGCCAAAGCGAAGCACAGCTGCAGCTGCAGGTGTGGATGTTAAAGCTTCAACAATGAATTGGAATAAAAGGTTGGCCATGGAAATCATCGTAGCAGTTTCGTCGGCAGTGGCTGTGGGAGTTTATGTAACCAAATATTGCCAATGTTCTCATCTTGGGAGctaa